A single region of the Candidatus Sungiibacteriota bacterium genome encodes:
- the raiA gene encoding ribosome-associated translation inhibitor RaiA produces MRVAVRQKNLTITPALRVYIETKILKPLGRLLQKVAPTELPILDLEFGRRSRHHRKGAVYHAEANLSLGSRMIRAVVDDEDIRVAVDLLEEELERGILGWKGKARAKYLRGARRAKKDLSLDQAARLYRKGRIRNEGN; encoded by the coding sequence ATGAGGGTGGCGGTTCGACAAAAAAACCTAACGATTACGCCGGCCTTGCGGGTTTATATTGAAACCAAGATACTCAAGCCACTAGGAAGACTTTTGCAAAAAGTTGCGCCCACCGAGTTGCCGATTTTAGATTTGGAATTTGGGCGCAGGAGTCGTCATCACCGAAAAGGTGCGGTGTACCACGCAGAAGCAAATTTATCGTTGGGAAGTAGGATGATTCGGGCCGTGGTGGATGACGAGGATATAAGGGTTGCAGTGGATTTATTGGAAGAAGAATTGGAGCGGGGGATACTTGGATGGAAAGGCAAGGCCCGGGCCAAATATCTTCGTGGCGCTCGGCGCGCTAAAAAAGATTTAAGTTTAGATCAGGCAGCACGACTTTATCGTAAGGGCCGCATTCGTAACGAGGGTAATTAA
- a CDS encoding S-adenosylmethionine decarboxylase: MVNLHIRLDLHNCRADPTYLTHAEMEVVILELVRAAGLTVRRSLLDQFGGDGYNHLISISESHVVIDTSPEERFVLIDIVTCNFTRDNFEKARDLAKRLVALFRPDPKESTVEEKIRGLTPDKTPPCRTVSLEKWLAENAPSTVSTSITVPSYDCYD; encoded by the coding sequence ATGGTAAACCTCCACATACGTCTTGACCTGCATAACTGTCGCGCTGATCCAACCTACCTTACTCATGCGGAAATGGAGGTAGTAATTCTGGAATTAGTTCGGGCTGCCGGTCTTACGGTAAGACGATCGCTGTTGGATCAGTTTGGAGGAGATGGGTATAATCATCTTATTTCCATCTCCGAATCGCATGTGGTGATTGATACCTCGCCCGAGGAGCGCTTTGTGTTGATTGACATTGTTACCTGCAATTTTACTCGTGATAACTTTGAGAAAGCGCGCGATCTTGCTAAAAGACTAGTGGCGCTTTTCCGTCCAGACCCGAAAGAGAGTACGGTTGAGGAAAAAATTCGGGGTCTGACCCCAGATAAAACCCCGCCTTGCAGAACAGTATCGCTTGAAAAGTGGCTAGCCGAAAACGCTCCGTCTACTGTTTCTACTTCAATAACTGTCCCCAGTTACGACTGTTACGATTAA
- the speE gene encoding polyamine aminopropyltransferase: MPLVKQHGRTWFRETLFPDIAQSFAVNRVLHEEITTDANGCTIHVLLVLETPRLGRVLILDGVVQTTERDEYLYHEPLVHCAAHSLLKPPQRVLLIGCDGGTLREVVKYQSVEKIEVVDIDKRVIELTKEYMPFLAQGAFDDQRVELTIMDGAEFVKSKRQEAVKYDLIIVDSPDPIGPARSLFTTPFYLDVASILANDGIVIRQTGVTMYQPEEMLAHVVQMLEVFPEGDVQIFMTAVPTYIGGYFTFVAASPRKGIFKEAPSLLDERCAIFPTGTFRWFSPQMHRAAMAVPPTIQQAVEQSEYGRELILNLYGCDHDALTNRNKWKEYLHQLCCEIEMKQYGAPIITPDFGLGKSHTAGLSAVQFIETSSITMHASPHWRRMNINIFTCSSLDADRAVNLSMRFFGAKSAKWKVEIRCDMLPRLEDEIVLCTTQRSDDHLMTEKYLYRRQPEKIDSATV; this comes from the coding sequence ATGCCACTAGTAAAACAGCACGGAAGAACCTGGTTCCGAGAGACGCTTTTTCCGGACATAGCCCAATCATTCGCAGTAAATCGTGTACTTCATGAAGAGATCACCACAGATGCTAATGGTTGTACAATCCACGTGCTTCTGGTGTTGGAGACGCCGCGTCTGGGCCGCGTCTTAATATTGGATGGAGTGGTGCAAACAACCGAACGTGATGAGTATCTTTATCACGAACCGTTGGTGCACTGCGCCGCTCACTCGCTTCTTAAACCACCCCAAAGAGTACTTCTTATTGGTTGCGACGGCGGTACGCTCCGGGAGGTAGTAAAATATCAATCGGTTGAAAAGATAGAGGTGGTTGATATTGACAAACGAGTAATTGAGCTGACCAAAGAGTATATGCCGTTTCTTGCTCAAGGCGCATTTGATGACCAAAGGGTAGAGCTTACCATTATGGACGGTGCAGAGTTTGTAAAGTCGAAGCGTCAAGAGGCAGTTAAATACGATCTTATTATAGTTGATTCTCCCGACCCCATTGGTCCTGCCCGTTCACTTTTTACCACGCCATTTTATCTTGATGTAGCTTCTATTTTGGCCAACGATGGAATCGTTATCCGTCAAACCGGGGTTACTATGTATCAGCCGGAAGAGATGCTCGCGCATGTGGTGCAGATGCTTGAAGTTTTTCCGGAAGGCGATGTGCAAATCTTCATGACTGCGGTGCCTACTTATATTGGCGGTTATTTTACCTTTGTTGCCGCATCTCCCCGGAAAGGAATTTTTAAAGAAGCCCCGTCTCTGCTGGATGAGCGCTGCGCCATATTTCCGACAGGTACTTTTCGTTGGTTCAGCCCCCAGATGCATCGTGCAGCCATGGCTGTTCCTCCGACAATTCAGCAGGCAGTAGAGCAGAGCGAATACGGTCGGGAGCTCATTTTAAATCTCTACGGATGCGATCATGATGCTCTTACCAATCGCAATAAGTGGAAGGAGTATCTGCACCAACTTTGTTGTGAAATTGAGATGAAGCAATATGGAGCACCGATTATTACTCCAGATTTTGGGCTTGGTAAGTCTCATACGGCCGGGCTCTCAGCGGTTCAATTCATTGAGACGAGTTCCATAACCATGCATGCCTCTCCTCACTGGCGAAGGATGAATATCAACATCTTTACCTGCAGCAGTCTCGATGCTGACCGAGCGGTAAACTTAAGTATGCGTTTCTTTGGGGCCAAGAGTGCTAAGTGGAAAGTAGAAATCCGCTGTGACATGCTCCCGAGATTGGAAGATGAGATTGTGCTCTGTACCACGCAACGTTCGGATGATCACCTTATGACCGAAAAATATCTATACAGACGTCAGCCAGAAAAAATAGACTCCGCCACGGTTTAA
- the murB gene encoding UDP-N-acetylmuramate dehydrogenase: MPVTIKENISLAPHTIYKIGGPARYFVETKNSDELKQALDFVATKKVPIFVLGAGSNILVSDKGFDGLVIRMAGGEVKVEGERLTADAGVMMAQAVLKSAQAALSGFEWAIGVPGTIGGSVRGNAGCFGAEMKDVVESVKILDLGKSDFPRKSDFLILKNTQCEFSYRDSIFKKHPEWIILSATLKLQKGDPAKIQEKIKRITAERAQKQDIGTKSCGCIFKNISWAPLEVSRPLAAAAVPSGQGGPLTGWARKDINKEKILSQFPELEQFKDQPNVPASFLIDRAGLKGKSVGHVFISPKHANYFVNEGGATAEGVVTLIGIAKDTVRHKYELSLEEEIQYVGF; encoded by the coding sequence ATGCCAGTAACTATAAAAGAAAATATCTCCCTCGCGCCCCACACTATATATAAAATAGGGGGGCCTGCGCGATATTTTGTGGAGACGAAAAATTCAGATGAGCTTAAACAGGCGCTTGATTTTGTAGCAACAAAAAAAGTTCCTATTTTTGTTTTGGGAGCAGGCTCAAATATATTAGTGAGCGATAAGGGGTTTGATGGTTTGGTAATTCGTATGGCCGGCGGGGAAGTTAAGGTTGAGGGCGAGAGATTGACTGCGGATGCCGGAGTTATGATGGCGCAAGCGGTATTGAAATCAGCGCAGGCTGCTTTAAGCGGTTTTGAATGGGCCATCGGAGTTCCCGGAACTATTGGCGGATCGGTGCGGGGCAATGCCGGGTGTTTCGGCGCAGAGATGAAAGATGTCGTTGAATCGGTGAAAATTCTTGACTTGGGGAAGTCGGACTTCCCAAGGAAGTCCGACTTCCTGATATTGAAAAATACACAGTGTGAGTTCTCGTATCGCGATTCAATTTTCAAAAAACATCCGGAGTGGATTATTCTTTCCGCGACCCTAAAACTTCAAAAAGGAGATCCTGCTAAAATTCAGGAGAAAATAAAACGCATTACTGCCGAGCGCGCACAAAAACAGGACATTGGCACCAAATCCTGCGGGTGTATTTTTAAAAATATTTCTTGGGCCCCGTTAGAGGTAAGCCGCCCCTTGGCGGCTGCCGCCGTGCCGTCCGGGCAGGGCGGACCTCTAACGGGGTGGGCAAGAAAAGATATAAATAAGGAAAAGATTCTTTCACAATTTCCCGAGCTTGAACAATTTAAGGATCAACCCAATGTCCCGGCCTCGTTTCTTATTGATAGGGCAGGACTTAAAGGAAAAAGTGTTGGACATGTTTTTATCTCCCCAAAACACGCCAATTATTTTGTAAATGAGGGCGGTGCAACGGCTGAAGGGGTTGTCACGCTTATTGGGATTGCCAAAGACACCGTGCGACATAAGTATGAATTGTCGCTTGAGGAAGAAATACAGTATGTGGGATTTTAA
- a CDS encoding phosphoribosylamine--glycine ligase, which yields MTNGNGASSEIKTPLKFLFVSLESLSGDLAWTLKKEGHEVKAYIKAKGDQDVYNGFIDKIDRWEDHTDWADIILFDDVSFGETAEKLRKKGKLVIGGSVYTDRLEIDREFGQQELKKHGISILHSWNFNGYDDAIAFLKANPDRYVFKPSGNTPSVGKGLLFIAQEEDGKDLLELLERNKNVWQKKAPWFQLQKYVSGVEIAVGAFFNGHEFIYPINVNFEHKRVFPGDIGPFTGDMGALMFWDTPNVLFNATLGKMLPALQTSGYIGYIDINCIVNGRGIYPLEWTCRFGFPTIYVQLEGILTPTAEWIYKLAKGENFELKTKKGFQIGIRINAPTLFAKDKDHETVEMYRDLPVLFKKPENLEGIHAEDVKIEEGTWRIAGESGVLMTVTGSGTTVVEAQRQAYLRIQNVMVQTMFYRTDIGARWVEDSDKLHTWGYLD from the coding sequence ATGACTAACGGAAACGGAGCATCAAGCGAAATAAAAACTCCATTAAAATTTTTATTTGTGTCGCTGGAAAGTCTAAGCGGTGATTTGGCTTGGACCCTGAAAAAAGAAGGACATGAAGTTAAAGCATACATCAAAGCTAAAGGCGACCAAGATGTCTACAACGGATTTATTGATAAAATAGATAGATGGGAAGACCATACGGATTGGGCAGACATTATTTTATTTGATGACGTATCGTTTGGTGAGACCGCGGAAAAACTGCGTAAAAAGGGTAAGCTGGTGATTGGAGGGTCGGTGTACACCGACCGGCTTGAGATTGACCGCGAATTTGGCCAGCAGGAGCTGAAAAAGCACGGCATCAGTATTCTTCATAGCTGGAACTTCAATGGTTACGATGATGCGATTGCTTTTCTAAAGGCCAACCCGGACCGCTATGTATTTAAACCGAGCGGCAATACACCTTCGGTCGGCAAAGGGCTTTTATTTATTGCTCAAGAAGAAGACGGAAAAGATCTTCTGGAGCTTCTGGAGAGGAACAAAAATGTGTGGCAGAAAAAAGCGCCGTGGTTTCAGCTGCAGAAGTATGTTTCGGGTGTGGAGATTGCAGTGGGCGCCTTTTTCAATGGCCACGAATTTATTTATCCGATTAATGTAAATTTTGAACACAAGCGTGTATTCCCGGGAGACATCGGTCCCTTCACCGGTGACATGGGTGCATTGATGTTTTGGGATACGCCCAATGTTCTTTTTAACGCTACACTGGGTAAAATGCTGCCCGCCCTGCAGACTTCGGGCTACATTGGGTATATTGACATTAATTGTATTGTTAACGGACGCGGTATTTATCCTTTGGAGTGGACTTGTAGATTCGGGTTTCCCACGATTTACGTACAACTTGAAGGGATTTTAACACCGACGGCGGAGTGGATTTACAAATTGGCAAAGGGCGAGAACTTTGAGTTGAAGACAAAAAAAGGATTTCAAATAGGGATTCGGATTAATGCGCCTACCCTTTTTGCTAAGGATAAAGATCATGAGACGGTTGAGATGTATAGAGACTTGCCAGTTCTTTTTAAAAAACCGGAGAATCTTGAGGGAATTCATGCCGAAGACGTAAAAATTGAAGAGGGCACCTGGAGGATTGCAGGAGAATCCGGAGTGTTAATGACCGTGACCGGCTCGGGAACGACCGTGGTTGAAGCTCAAAGACAGGCCTATTTGCGAATCCAAAATGTTATGGTGCAGACCATGTTTTATCGCACCGATATTGGAGCACGGTGGGTTGAGGACAGCGATAAACTTCATACTTGGGGATACCTGGATTAA